One stretch of Pseudomonas sp. NC02 DNA includes these proteins:
- the pfkB gene encoding 1-phosphofructokinase translates to MARILSLTLNPALDLTVRLARLEPGEVNRSEAMITHAAGKGVNVAQVLADLGHQVTVGGFLGEDNPQAFEMLIARRGFTDAFIRVPGETRSNIKIAEQDGRVTDVNAPGPLVSEQAQHALLEQLARIAPGYDAVVVAGSLPRGITPQWFQGLLQQLKNLGLKVALDTSGEALRAGLNAGPWLVKPNTEELADALGHSTDAIRQLHRQGVEHVVVSDGAAGVSWYSPDTALHATPPKVTVASTVGAGDSLLAGMLHGLLSGDTPEQTLGRATAIAAMAVTQIGFGITDEAQLETLQSGVHVRPLTEQ, encoded by the coding sequence ATGGCAAGGATTTTAAGCCTGACGCTGAACCCGGCGTTGGACCTGACGGTGCGCCTGGCGCGCCTGGAACCGGGCGAGGTCAATCGCAGCGAAGCGATGATCACCCACGCTGCCGGCAAGGGCGTGAACGTCGCCCAGGTGCTGGCGGACCTTGGTCATCAGGTGACCGTGGGCGGCTTTCTTGGTGAGGACAATCCCCAGGCATTCGAGATGCTGATTGCCCGTCGTGGTTTTACCGATGCGTTTATTCGGGTGCCGGGAGAAACCCGCAGCAATATCAAGATCGCCGAGCAGGATGGGCGGGTCACGGATGTCAATGCGCCGGGCCCGTTGGTCAGCGAGCAGGCGCAACACGCACTGCTTGAGCAACTGGCGCGGATTGCTCCGGGCTACGACGCCGTCGTCGTGGCCGGCAGCCTGCCACGCGGCATCACCCCTCAGTGGTTCCAGGGCCTGCTGCAGCAACTGAAAAACCTCGGCTTGAAAGTCGCCCTGGACACCAGCGGCGAAGCGCTGCGCGCTGGATTGAACGCCGGCCCTTGGCTGGTCAAACCCAATACCGAAGAACTGGCCGATGCCCTCGGTCATTCCACAGATGCCATCCGCCAACTGCATCGGCAAGGTGTGGAGCATGTGGTGGTCTCCGACGGTGCCGCGGGTGTGAGCTGGTACAGCCCGGATACCGCGCTGCACGCCACGCCGCCCAAGGTAACCGTGGCCAGTACCGTAGGCGCCGGCGACTCGCTGCTGGCCGGGATGCTTCACGGTTTGCTCAGTGGCGATACGCCGGAGCAGACCCTGGGCCGCGCCACCGCCATTGCCGCGATGGCGGTCACGCAGATCGGCTTTGGCATCACCGACGAAGCGCAGCTTGAGACTTTGCAGAGCGGCGTCCACGTGCGCCCGCTGACAGAACAATAA